One window from the genome of Apium graveolens cultivar Ventura unplaced genomic scaffold, ASM990537v1 ctg791_1, whole genome shotgun sequence encodes:
- the LOC141704482 gene encoding uncharacterized protein LOC141704482 yields the protein MASTVISPLYFLSSAANTRLSLSPYHRRRTFMASSDAAGEVSAVKDVLIQYIVLRRDLIDTWPLGSVVTQGCHAAVAAVWAHKDDDHTLEYCSPDNIDSMHKVTLEVKGEPQIRNLSDKLVAAGIAHKLWIEQPENIPSCLATKPYPKSVVSSFFKKLKLCK from the exons ATGGCTTCTACCGTAATATCACCACTATATTTTCTCTCATCCGCCGCAAACACACGCCTTTCACTCTCACCCTACCATCGCCGCCGCACTTTCATGGCTTCTTCCGACGCCGCTGGAGAAGTCTCCGCCGTAAAAGATGTATTGATTCAGTACATAGTTCTCCGGCGAGATTTAATTGACACGTGGCCGCTTGGTAGTGTGGTTACACAGGGATGCCATGCGGCTGTTGCTGCTGTGTGGGCCCACAAGGATGATGATCATACTCTTGAGTATTGTAGCCCCGATAATATCGATTCGATGCACAAG GTTACACTTGAGGTAAAGGGGGAGCCTCAAATTAGGAATTTATCAGATAAATTAGTAGCTGCGGGCATTGCCCACAAATTGTGGATTGAACAACCTGAGAACATACCTTCATGTCTTGCCACAAAGCCGTATCCTAAATCTGTCGTATCTTCTTTCTTCAAAAAGTTGAAATTGTGCAAGTGA